One window of the Eucalyptus grandis isolate ANBG69807.140 chromosome 6, ASM1654582v1, whole genome shotgun sequence genome contains the following:
- the LOC104451484 gene encoding LOW QUALITY PROTEIN: G-type lectin S-receptor-like serine/threonine-protein kinase SD1-1 (The sequence of the model RefSeq protein was modified relative to this genomic sequence to represent the inferred CDS: inserted 1 base in 1 codon), which produces MALEKVPYSPFFYSVYVMFMMNLVIASDTLSPGQSIKDGERLVSSGQSFELGFFTPENSKYRYLGIWYKFSPEKVVWVANRNNPLTDLNGVLTFSDERNLVVLNRSKSIIWSSNSSGVLRNPVAQLLDSGNLVVSENTSQHSGEWSWESFDYPTDTLLAGMRMGWNFKSGFEWRLTSWKSTDDPSCGEYTIGINVNGLPQYEMLKRGSTKTLRTGPFNGFGFPGDPSTKSALFKPWFVYNETYAYFEFESLRYDIFTILTLNQSGLAQRLLRKRESSTWEVMTSSPHDPCDHYGRCGANAFCKRNEEPRCQCLQGFMPKSPEEWLLFNSTSGCIRKAQLNCSQKQGFLKLSMLTLPDLIDFWVNKNMSLEECKVECLKNCSCTAYANSDARGGGSGCLMWFSDLIDIREFEEDVQNIFIKLSASELGKYVHSDSVSNHFSKLRYSIQSPVNKKILLTVTVASVISGLLIAGIALSIMWKSRMKRRGLQSQKEDIDLPLYDFSTIAVATGHFSQTNMIGAGGFGSVYKGNLSMGQEIAVKRLSKDDDRSFLLAWKSRFDIVLGIARGLLYLHQDSKLQVIHRDLKTSNILLDVDLNPKISDFGLARIFGGNEREARTRRIIGTYGYMSPEYAFDGKFSVKSDVFSLGVVLLEIVSGKKNRGFCHPDHQHNLLGHAWLLWSAGRSLELLHESLCDSFIASQVERCIHVGLLCVQKLPGDRQTMSSVVFMLANEEAILPQPKQPGFFMEREASPIRENLYTGNIVTITMPEGDSLSSGQSISDGETIVSSGQSFELGFFSPGNSRNRFLGIWYKITPETVVWVANRNNPLADSNGTLTISNDGALVLLNQSKSVIWSSTSSGTLRNPVTQLLDSGNLSFDYPSDTLLASMNMGWNLATGLERYLSSWKSADDPSPGDYMFRLNRQGLPQWEILLTDSVIKYRTGLWNGVQFSGTAVEPSSVSKPTLINNASEIYFTYEPLSNGVITRVTLNQSGLLQRLVYMNRSATWDIMYSTPNDLCDNYAKCGSNGFCRINEAPICKCLRGYTPKSLEEWDVLNWSSGCVRMLPLNCSKGEGFLKLSGVKLPNLIDFWLDKNMSLDECKAKCLRNCSCVAYANSDVRGGGIGCLMWFGDLIDIREFHGVDYDQNIFIRLPASELDAIQGPNKKKRLIIIGIPPILVVFILAVAIWIIYRRRILKERGWRSGKDDFDLPLYDFATIAAATDNFSSRNMIGQGGFGPVYKGNLSVDQEIAVKRLXKNSGQGLEEFMNEVILIAKLQHRNLVGLVGCCTEREERILIYEYMPNGSLDHFIFDQDKSFSLTWKIRFDIVMGIARGLLYLHQDSKLQIIHRDLKASNILLDANLNPKISDFGLARIFTGDEKEAKTSRVVGTCGYMSPEYLFNGNFSVKSDIFGFGVLLLEIISSKMNRGFCHPNHHHNLLGHAWLLWTQGRAFEILDESLYDSAIKSQVERCIHVGLLCVQKFPADRPAMSTVASMLGSEGTVLPQPKQPGFFTETSLENYNSTSNGEDYHTNSAVSITMPVAR; this is translated from the exons ATGGCATTGGAAAAGGTTCCATATTCCCCCTTCTTTTACTCTGTTTATGTCATGTTTATGATGAACTTGGTGATCGCATCCGATACCTTAAGTCCAGGTCAGTCCATTAAAGATGGAGAGAGATTGGTCTCTTCAGGCCAAAGCTTTGAGCTTGGGTTCTTCACTCCAGAAAACTCCAAGTACAGGTACTTGGGGATATGGTACAAATTTAGTCCTGAAAAAGTCGTTTGGGTTGCCAACCGAAACAACCCACTCACTGATTTAAATGGTGTTCTCACATTTAGCGATGAGAGGAATCTTGTTGTTCTCAACCGATCAAAGAGCATCATCTGGTCTTCGAATTCATCCGGGGTTTTAAGAAACCCAGTCGCACAGTTGTTGGATTCTGGTAACCTTGTCGTTTCAGAGAATACAAGTCAACATTCTGGTGAATGGTCATGGGAGAGCTTTGACTATCCAACTGACACCCTTTTAGCTGGTATGCGAATGGGATGGAACTTCAAATCTGGTTTCGAATGGCGTCTGACTTCTTGGAAAAGCACGGATGATCCTTCCTGTGGAGAATATACCATTGGAATAAATGTTAATGGGTTGCCCCAATATGAAATGCTCAAACGAGGCTCCACAAAAACATTGCGGACAGGGCCATTCAATGGATTCGGTTTCCCGGGAGATCCATCGACTAAGAGTGCCCTTTTCAAGCCGTGGTTTGTTTACAATGAAACATATGcatattttgagtttgaatctttAAGGTATGATATCTTCACCATACTCACATTGAATCAGTCTGGTCTTGCTCAACGTCTtctgaggaagagagagagctctACATGGGAGGTCATGACCTCATCTCCCCATGATCCATGTGATCACTACGGGCGGTGTGGTGCTAATGCTTTTTGCAAGAGGAACGAAGAACCTAGATGCCAGTGCTTGCAGGGATTCATGCCCAAATCCCCAGAAGAGTGGCTGTTATTTAATTCAACCAGCGGGTGCATTAGGAAAGCTCAGTTAAATTGCTCTCAAAAACAGGGCTTTCTGAAACTTTCGATGCTGACTCTGCCCGACCTGATAGACTTCTGGGTAAACAAGAACATGAGCCTTGAGGAGTGCAAGGTGGAGTGTCTAAAGAACTGTTCTTGCACAGCTTATGCTAATTCAGATgcacgaggaggaggaagcggCTGTCTGATGTGGTTCAGCGATCTCATTGATATAAGAGAATTTGAAGAAGATGTACAAAATATCTTCATTAAATTATCTGCTTCTGAGTTAGGTAAATATGTACATAGTGATTCAGTTAGCAACCACTTTTCTAAGCTGCGAT ATTCCATCCAAAGCCCTGTCAATAAGAAAATACTGTTGACAGTCACGGTGGCTTCAGTCATTTCTGGACTGCTCATAGCAGGTATAGCATTGAGCATTATGTGGAAGAGCAGAATGAAAAGAAGAG GCTTACAAAGTCAGAAGGAAGACATTGATTTACCATTATATGATTTTTCTACCATTGCTGTTGCTACTGGACATTTCTCACAGACCAACATGATTGGAGCGGGTGGCTTTGGTTCAGTCTACAAG GGAAATCTCTCCATGGGTCAAGAAATAGCTGTGAAGAGGCTGTCGAAAG ATGATGACAGAAGCTTCTTGTTAGCGTGGAAAAGTCGCTTCGACATAGTTTTAGGAATTGCGAGAGGACTTCTTTATCTTCATCAAGATTCAAAACTGCAAGTCATTCACAGAGATCTCAAAACAAGTAATATTTTGTTAGATGTGGACCTCAATCCTAAAATCTCAGACTTTGGCCTTGCAAGAATCTTTGGAGGCAATGAAAGAGAAGCAAGAACGAGAAGAATCATTGGTACCTA TGGCTACATGTCCCCAGAATATGCTTTTGATGGAAAATTCTCTGTGAAATCCGATGTTTTTAGCCTTGGTGTAGTTTTGCTAGAGATAGTAAGTGGCAAAAAGAACAGAGGGTTTTGCCATCCTGATCATCAACACAACCTTCTTGGGCAT GCATGGTTGCTGTGGAGCGCAGGCAGGTCCTTGGAGCTTCTACATGAATCTCTATGTGACTCCTTCATTGCATCCCAAGTAGAGAGATGCATTCATGTTGGTTTGCTATGTGTCCAAAAGCTTCCTGGAGATAGGCAAACAATGTCTTCAGTCGTTTTCATGTTAGCGAATGAGGAAGCAATCTTGCCACAACCTAAACAGCCCGGTTTCTTTATGGAGAGAGAGGCATCTCCAATAAGGGAAAACTTGTACACAGGGAATATCGTTACGATCACCATGCCAGAAG GTGACTCATTAAGTTCAGGCCAGTCCATTAGCGATGGAGAGACAATAGTTTCCTCAGGCCAAAGTTTTGAGCTCGGCTTCTTCTCTCCTGGAAACTCCAGGAAcagattcttggggatatggtACAAGATCACTCCTGAGACGGTCGTGTGGGTCGCCAACAGGAACAACCCACTTGCCGATTCAAATGGTACTCTCACAATTTCTAATGATGGAGCACTTGTTCTTCTAAACCAGTCGAAGAGTGTCATTTGGTCTTCAACTTCATCCGGGACACTCAGGAATCCTGTCACTCAGCTTTTGGACTCAGGAAATCTC AGCTTCGATTACCCATCTGACACGCTATTAGCCAGTATGAACATGGGGTGGAACTTGGCAACTGGTTTAGAGAGGTACCTGAGTTCCTGGAAAAGCGCAGATGATCCATCCCCTGGAGACTATATGTTCAGACTAAACAGACAGGGGTTGCCACAATGGGAAATACTCTTGACAGATTCGGTAATAAAGTATCGGACGGGACTGTGGAATGGAGTTCAATTCAGTGGCACTGCCGTGGAACCGAGTTCAGTCTCTAAGCCTACTCTAATTAACAATGCCAGTGAGATATATTTTACGTATGAGCCTCTATCAAATGGAGTCATTACAAGAGTCACGTTAAACCAGTCTGGATTACTACAACGACTTGTGTATATGAATAGGAGTGCTACATGGGATATTATGTACTCTACTCCAAATGATTTATGTGACAATTATGCCAAGTGCGGTTCTAATGGTTTCTGCAGAATAAACGAGGCTCCCATATGCAAATGCTTACGAGGGTACACGCCCAAGTCGCTGGAAGAATGGGACGTGCTTAACTGGTCTTCGGGCTGTGTGAGAATGCTACCCCTTAATTGTTCGAAAGGAGAGGGCTTCTTGAAACTTTCCGGGGTGAAACTACCTAACCTGATAGACTTCTGGTTAGATAAGAATATGAGCCTTGACGAATGCAAGGCCAAATGCTTGAGAAATTGTTCATGTGTAGCTTATGCTAATTCAGATGTTAGAGGAGGAGGTATTGGCTGCCTAATGTGGTTTGGCGACCTAATCGATATTAGAGAATTTCATGGAGTTGACTACGACCAGAATATATTCATACGACTTCCAGCTTCTGAACTAG ATGCAATCCAGGGTcccaacaagaagaaaagattgaTCATCATAGGGATTCCACCCATTTTGGTAGTGTTCATTCTGGCTGTGGCGATTTGGATTATTTACAGGAGGAGAATACTGAAGGAGAGAG GTTGGAGAAGTGGAAAAGATGACTTTGACTTGCCGTTATATGATTTTGCTACGATCGCTGCTGCTACTGACAATTTCTCTTCAAGGAATATGATTGGCCAGGGTGGCTTTGGCCCTGTCTACAAG GGCAATCTTTCGGTGGATCAAGAAATAGCAGTAAAGAGGC TCAAGAATTCGGGACAAGGTCTTGAAGAGTTTATGAACGAAGTAATTCTGATTGCAAAACTTCAGCACAGGAATCTCGTGGGACTGGTGGGCTGCTGcaccgagagagaggaaagaattttaatttatgaatatATGCCTAATGGAAGCTTAGATCATTTCATTTTTG ATCAGGATAAAAGCTTCTCGTTGACGtggaaaataagatttgacatTGTTATGGGAATTGCACGAGGACTTCTGTATCTCCACCAAGATTCAAAGCTTCAAATTATTCACAGAGACTTAAAGGCAAGCAACATTTTGCTAGACGCCAACCTAAATCCTAAAATCTCGGACTTTGGCTTGGCTAGGATATTCACTGGtgatgaaaaagaagcaaaaactaGCAGAGTTGTTGGAACCTG CGGCTATATGTCCCCAGAGTATTTATTCAATGGGAATTTTTCCGTGAAATCTGACATATTTGGCTTTGGAGTGCTTTTATTAGAGATTATAAGCAGCAAAATGAATAGAGGGTTCTGCCATCCAAACCACCACCACAACCTTCTTGGGCAC GCATGGTTGCTTTGGACCCAAGGCAGGGCCTTTGAAATTCTTGACGAATCATTGTACGACTCTGCCATCAAGTCTCAAGTAGAAAGATGCATTCATGTCGGGCTGTTGTGCGTCCAAAAGTTTCCTGCAGACAGGCCAGCCATGTCCACGGTCGCTTCCATGCTGGGAAGTGAAGGAACGGTTCTGCCTCAACCTAAGCAACCAGGTTTCTTCACGGAAACCAGCCTGGAAAACTATAATTCAACTTCAAATGGGGAAGATTATCATACAAACAGTGCGGTGAGCATCACAATGCCAGTGGCCCGGTAG